From the genome of Pseudomonas sp. Teo4, one region includes:
- a CDS encoding ATP-dependent nuclease has translation MVSFAVSNGDSDYKISERSIGFRWFFTFLLLTRFKLESSKRKTIYVFDEPAANLHARAQVELLTFFEKMIENGDKIIYSTHSHHMVDPRWLAGAYIVENRAAKHDDADGYDLEFLPAKIAAIKYKQFLDSYPSRSHHFQPVIERLQYVVPQIVGTSPCVIVEGISDYYALMAASTSCDCALNFNIVPGVGSTSSGNLISLLMGRGEKFIVLLDDDKAGREARDRYRAKWLLPEDVVITLADIDASYATMALEALLGPKALSWPSGRWDYPVRRKKTNMACSWQSTITRRRQAWKYSHRKAWRTCMPCLDSWHRGSRNSSVKKWGIYVAFSRPRRRMIRASVWPVLSRRPLQWSVHPSGCH, from the coding sequence ATGGTGTCTTTTGCGGTCAGCAATGGCGATTCTGACTACAAGATCAGTGAGCGCTCAATCGGGTTCAGGTGGTTCTTCACGTTCTTGCTGTTGACGCGTTTCAAGCTGGAGAGCAGTAAGCGCAAAACGATTTATGTATTCGACGAACCTGCGGCCAACCTGCACGCTCGGGCCCAGGTAGAGTTGCTGACGTTCTTCGAGAAAATGATCGAGAACGGCGACAAGATTATCTACTCTACTCACAGTCATCATATGGTAGATCCAAGGTGGCTTGCTGGAGCATACATTGTAGAGAATCGTGCCGCGAAGCATGACGATGCGGACGGGTATGACCTTGAGTTCTTGCCAGCTAAAATTGCCGCTATCAAATACAAGCAATTTTTAGACAGTTATCCAAGTCGAAGTCATCACTTTCAGCCGGTCATTGAGAGGCTCCAGTACGTTGTGCCCCAGATTGTCGGCACCTCGCCCTGTGTCATTGTGGAAGGGATCTCGGACTACTACGCGTTAATGGCCGCCTCCACCAGTTGCGACTGCGCTTTGAATTTCAATATCGTCCCAGGCGTAGGCTCAACCTCCTCCGGCAATTTAATTAGCCTGCTGATGGGCCGAGGCGAGAAGTTTATCGTCCTGTTGGATGACGATAAAGCCGGGCGAGAGGCGCGCGATCGATATAGGGCAAAGTGGCTGCTGCCTGAGGACGTCGTCATTACGCTCGCAGACATCGATGCTTCCTACGCCACCATGGCCCTGGAAGCCCTATTGGGGCCGAAAGCTTTGAGTTGGCCCAGCGGAAGATGGGATTATCCAGTCCGCCGAAAAAAGACCAATATGGCTTGTTCTTGGCAGAGCACTATTACAAGGCGCAGACAGGCCTGGAAATATTCTCACCGCAAGGCCTGGAGAACCTGCATGCCGTGCTTAGATTCCTGGCACAGAGGTTCGCGCAACAGTAGTGTGAAGAAGTGGGGCATCTACGTTGCGTTCAGTAGACCGCGACGTAGGATGATCAGGGCCTCGGTGTGGCCGGTGTTGTCACGGAGGCCGCTTCAATGGTCGGTTCACCCTTCGGGTTGCCATTGA
- a CDS encoding HAD family hydrolase translates to MAITAVIFDAFGTTLRIGTRTHPYRQLLREGAMQGRRPLPGDLHHLMKANISLREAADTLGIWTSPARMAEIEGALAREIDSIALYPETLEAISELQGHGIAIAVCSNLAAPYGPAVKALMPKHTAFALSYELGVTKPDPFLYMKACHELGVIPGKPEEEAPRVVMVGDSPKCDRDGLWRWGSGVFTLIAGA, encoded by the coding sequence ATGGCAATCACCGCCGTCATCTTTGACGCCTTCGGCACCACCTTGCGGATCGGCACCCGCACCCACCCGTATCGCCAATTGCTACGTGAAGGTGCCATGCAAGGTCGCCGCCCGCTGCCCGGCGATTTGCACCACCTGATGAAAGCCAACATCAGCCTGCGTGAGGCAGCAGATACCTTGGGCATTTGGACGTCGCCGGCACGCATGGCTGAAATCGAGGGCGCATTGGCGCGCGAAATTGACTCCATCGCACTTTACCCTGAAACACTGGAAGCGATTAGCGAACTCCAGGGCCACGGCATCGCGATTGCTGTGTGCAGCAACCTGGCTGCCCCCTATGGGCCGGCAGTAAAGGCCCTGATGCCTAAGCACACGGCCTTCGCCCTGAGTTACGAGCTTGGAGTCACCAAACCGGATCCCTTTCTGTATATGAAGGCATGCCATGAGCTCGGCGTCATCCCTGGCAAGCCGGAGGAAGAAGCACCTCGGGTCGTAATGGTGGGCGATTCGCCGAAGTGCGACCGGGACGGCCTTTGGCGGTGGGGATCAGGGGTTTTCACCTTGATCGCAGGGGCATAG